A DNA window from Paraburkholderia sp. PGU19 contains the following coding sequences:
- a CDS encoding RES family NAD+ phosphorylase, whose product MTPLPAGLGTNGLLVWRLEREKHFPTWTTAEGAFLVGGRWSSPGQRIIYASLDPATTILEVAVHKGFNVLDTVPHRLLAIDIAAAHVEVIQPSDVPNPHWLNPGAVSPNQQKFGDALLASHPLVIVPSVVSKHSWNLLINTAMAAGLFALKSDERFALDTRLTSI is encoded by the coding sequence TTGACGCCATTGCCGGCCGGTTTGGGCACGAACGGGCTGCTCGTATGGCGACTTGAGCGGGAGAAGCATTTTCCAACATGGACAACGGCCGAGGGTGCCTTCCTTGTGGGCGGGCGATGGTCTTCACCTGGACAGCGCATAATCTATGCCTCGCTTGACCCGGCGACCACCATTCTGGAGGTTGCCGTCCACAAGGGTTTCAACGTGCTGGACACTGTCCCTCACCGGTTGTTGGCGATCGACATCGCAGCGGCGCACGTCGAAGTCATACAGCCATCAGACGTACCCAACCCGCACTGGCTGAATCCGGGCGCTGTCAGCCCAAACCAGCAGAAGTTCGGCGATGCACTGCTGGCTTCGCATCCTCTCGTGATCGTACCGAGCGTCGTCAGCAAGCATTCGTGGAACCTGCTGATCAACACCGCAATGGCGGCCGGACTTTTTGCGCTCAAGAGCGACGAGCGGTTTGCGCTCGATACTCGGCTGACGTCCATCTGA
- a CDS encoding DUF4337 domain-containing protein, producing MDQTSKTMSHENAPHEHAVEHAAHSGDQLSRWVAVFTAILAALSGLLHYQEGVLQTQALISKNDAVLLQSKASDQWNYYQAQSNKGHLMELAAETAPPEKQAYYRDQISKYEERKKETAAKAHQIEQQVEDANRQSESRQHPQHMFGQALALISVAISLAAVTSLTGSRKLFVVAGLTGLAGVAVALLGFLHL from the coding sequence TTGGACCAGACCTCGAAGACCATGTCGCATGAAAACGCTCCACACGAACACGCCGTCGAACATGCCGCGCATTCCGGCGATCAACTGTCACGCTGGGTTGCCGTCTTTACGGCAATACTGGCCGCGCTCTCCGGTTTGCTGCATTATCAGGAGGGCGTCCTGCAAACGCAGGCACTGATCTCCAAGAACGACGCCGTGTTGCTGCAAAGCAAGGCAAGCGATCAGTGGAACTATTATCAGGCGCAGTCCAATAAGGGACACCTGATGGAACTCGCCGCAGAGACCGCCCCACCCGAAAAGCAGGCGTATTACCGCGATCAGATCAGCAAGTACGAGGAGCGAAAAAAGGAAACCGCGGCCAAGGCGCATCAAATCGAACAACAGGTCGAAGATGCGAACCGGCAATCAGAGAGCCGGCAACATCCGCAGCATATGTTTGGACAGGCACTCGCGCTGATCAGCGTGGCGATCTCGCTAGCCGCCGTCACTTCGCTAACGGGCAGTCGTAAGCTATTCGTAGTCGCGGGACTGACGGGACTGGCTGGTGTGGCTGTCGCGCTGCTGGGCTTTCTGCACCTGTGA
- a CDS encoding single-stranded DNA-binding protein: MIDGLVGGRLYGEAQIRTGQNGKRFVTCKVRATTNDGDTIFVNVIAFDDDVQTALLALADADSVALSGALTPKVWTDKNGLVKPAMDMVAHRVMTALEGRREGEA, encoded by the coding sequence ATGATCGATGGACTGGTGGGCGGGCGCTTGTACGGCGAGGCGCAGATTCGCACGGGGCAAAATGGCAAGCGGTTCGTGACATGCAAGGTACGGGCGACCACCAATGATGGCGATACGATTTTCGTCAACGTGATTGCGTTCGACGATGACGTGCAAACCGCGCTGCTAGCGCTGGCTGACGCGGATAGCGTCGCGCTGAGCGGGGCATTGACCCCAAAGGTATGGACGGACAAGAATGGCCTGGTCAAGCCAGCCATGGATATGGTCGCCCACAGGGTCATGACAGCTCTTGAGGGGCGCCGCGAGGGCGAGGCTTGA
- a CDS encoding sel1 repeat family protein — protein sequence MQMESWVGAIEREWHQLRRADPTLDVEKFSRHVIAANKTGFLSPESLAAIANALLTSTLSHAPYLGRWLLERVGANRHPAWRTAMAISLVTPTGGDADFEKGNAILEDVMKDETADGRLRGLAAAALADSARLGRGLQADVSRARSLYEQAIDLGHKASAHNLGLFWEGVWGAEDRRVVPDRTKAMQSYRRGGDDKRCQRRLEALERHRRISLING from the coding sequence ATGCAAATGGAAAGCTGGGTCGGAGCAATCGAACGCGAATGGCATCAGTTGCGCCGCGCCGACCCTACACTGGATGTCGAAAAGTTCTCCCGTCACGTCATTGCGGCAAACAAGACTGGATTCCTGTCACCGGAGTCGCTTGCCGCAATCGCAAACGCCCTTCTCACCAGTACATTAAGCCATGCGCCCTATCTGGGCCGCTGGTTACTGGAGCGCGTTGGCGCGAACCGCCATCCGGCCTGGCGAACGGCAATGGCCATATCACTCGTCACACCAACAGGAGGGGACGCGGACTTTGAGAAAGGTAACGCGATTCTTGAAGACGTGATGAAGGATGAAACCGCGGACGGTCGTCTGCGCGGCCTGGCCGCCGCCGCGCTGGCCGACAGCGCACGGCTTGGGCGGGGCTTGCAGGCGGATGTGAGCCGTGCGCGCTCGCTCTACGAGCAGGCCATTGACCTGGGACACAAAGCCTCAGCACACAATCTCGGACTTTTCTGGGAGGGCGTGTGGGGTGCAGAAGACAGGAGGGTTGTCCCGGACCGTACAAAGGCCATGCAGAGCTATCGACGCGGTGGAGATGACAAACGTTGCCAACGCCGTCTGGAAGCGCTTGAGAGGCACCGACGGATTTCTCTCATCAATGGATAA
- a CDS encoding H-NS family nucleoid-associated regulatory protein yields the protein MATLENVQAKIARLQAQAEALAAKQSSGVIAKIRDLMEKHGLTVADIEAHTGGKKRGRKPGAKTVAKPAALAKYRHPKTGATWTGHGRAPAWIASARDRSKFLIDDSAAQPAIAAKKPATTGNYVKGPQAPKYRDPKSGATWSGRGRAPAWLAGAKDRSKFLIVAATESASGSKAVSPRKATAKKAATKKVTKKTVAAKKVKAVTKPAPAKKAAVRKTAAQEAVSRKAAAKRSPQNPVVIAPTSDSASVPVAA from the coding sequence ATGGCTACGCTCGAAAACGTGCAGGCAAAAATCGCCAGGCTGCAGGCCCAGGCCGAAGCGCTTGCAGCGAAGCAGTCGTCAGGCGTCATCGCAAAGATTCGCGACCTCATGGAAAAGCATGGCTTGACCGTTGCCGACATCGAGGCACACACCGGCGGCAAGAAGCGTGGCCGCAAGCCTGGGGCCAAGACGGTTGCCAAGCCAGCAGCATTGGCAAAGTACCGTCATCCGAAGACGGGTGCCACCTGGACGGGGCACGGCCGCGCCCCGGCGTGGATCGCGAGCGCACGTGACCGGTCGAAGTTTCTGATCGACGATAGTGCTGCACAACCGGCCATTGCTGCTAAGAAACCAGCGACGACGGGCAACTATGTGAAGGGCCCCCAGGCGCCGAAATACCGCGACCCAAAGAGTGGGGCGACGTGGAGTGGCCGCGGCCGTGCGCCGGCGTGGTTGGCTGGCGCCAAAGATCGTTCGAAGTTTCTGATTGTCGCCGCGACAGAGAGCGCCTCGGGCTCGAAGGCCGTTTCGCCCAGGAAGGCAACCGCAAAGAAAGCCGCGACGAAAAAGGTGACGAAAAAAACGGTCGCCGCGAAGAAGGTCAAGGCAGTAACGAAGCCGGCACCGGCGAAGAAGGCCGCAGTCAGGAAAACTGCGGCGCAAGAAGCGGTGTCGAGGAAGGCAGCTGCAAAGCGGTCGCCGCAGAACCCGGTAGTAATCGCACCAACCAGTGATAGCGCCTCGGTGCCCGTCGCCGCCTGA
- the tkt gene encoding transketolase, translating to MSHPTPNSSSDLDRLAIDTIRTLSMDAVQKANSGHPGTPMALAPLAFHLWQNHLRYDPAAPLWPNRDRFVLSVGHASMLLYSLLCLTGVEAVDEDGQLTGKPAVSLDDIKQFRQLDSVTPGHPEYRMTTGVETTTGPLGQGLGNSVGMAMAARWYEAHFNQPDAPLFDYRVYALCGDGDMMEGVSHEAASLAGHLKLSNLIWIYDSNRVTIEGHTDLAYSDDVESRFRGYNWHTLHVDDANDANALEAALNEAKAVTDRPTLIVVKSIIGWGAPNKQDTSAAHGEPLGEEEVKLAKRAYGWPEDAQFLVPDSVREHFAQGMGARGKAAHDAWDKRFDEYGKKYPELAKEFNLMQASRLPEGWDADIPVFDADAKGIATRESSGKVLNAIAQRVPWMIGGAADLAPSTKTNLKFEGAGSFEHDNYGGRNLHFGIREHGMGAVANGLAVSGLRPFASTFLIFSDYMKPPIRLSAIMELPVIYVFTHDSIGLGEDGPTHQPIEQLASLRGVPGLTTLRPADANEVGEAWRLALSRPHVPACIVVTRQALPTFDRKKYASAEGVRRGAYTLADAADGKKPDVLLLATGSEVSLCIAAYETLKSEGIKARVVSMPSWDVFEQQDHAYKDSVLPPDVHARVAVEQAATLGWDRYVGRLGSQIVMHTFGASAPLKALKTKFGFTPERVVDEAKKQIARCKSNVKE from the coding sequence ATGTCACATCCAACACCGAACTCTTCGTCCGATCTCGACCGCCTCGCGATTGACACGATCCGGACGCTATCGATGGACGCCGTGCAAAAGGCCAATTCCGGGCACCCGGGAACACCAATGGCACTTGCGCCTCTGGCCTTTCATCTCTGGCAAAACCATCTTCGTTACGATCCCGCAGCGCCTTTGTGGCCCAATCGCGATCGCTTCGTGCTCTCCGTGGGGCATGCGTCGATGCTGCTGTATTCATTGCTGTGCCTCACAGGCGTAGAGGCCGTCGACGAAGACGGCCAACTGACGGGCAAGCCCGCCGTCTCTCTCGACGACATCAAGCAGTTTCGCCAGCTCGACAGCGTGACACCCGGTCACCCCGAATACCGGATGACGACGGGCGTCGAGACGACCACAGGGCCGCTCGGCCAGGGGCTTGGCAATAGCGTCGGCATGGCAATGGCCGCGCGCTGGTACGAGGCGCACTTCAATCAGCCCGACGCACCATTGTTCGACTATCGCGTCTACGCCCTGTGCGGCGACGGTGACATGATGGAAGGCGTATCGCACGAGGCCGCGTCGCTGGCGGGGCACCTGAAACTGTCGAACCTGATCTGGATTTATGACAGCAATCGTGTGACGATCGAAGGCCATACGGACCTCGCGTACAGTGATGACGTCGAATCGCGGTTTCGCGGCTACAACTGGCACACGCTGCACGTGGACGACGCCAACGACGCGAACGCACTCGAAGCCGCCCTCAACGAAGCGAAGGCCGTGACCGACAGGCCGACGTTGATCGTCGTGAAGAGCATCATCGGCTGGGGTGCGCCGAACAAGCAGGACACGTCGGCGGCGCACGGCGAGCCGCTCGGCGAAGAAGAGGTCAAGCTGGCCAAGCGCGCATACGGCTGGCCGGAGGATGCGCAATTCCTCGTGCCCGACAGCGTGCGCGAGCACTTCGCTCAAGGCATGGGCGCGCGCGGCAAGGCGGCGCACGACGCGTGGGACAAGCGTTTCGACGAGTACGGCAAAAAGTATCCGGAGCTTGCGAAGGAATTCAACCTGATGCAGGCGTCCCGGTTGCCGGAAGGCTGGGACGCGGATATTCCCGTCTTTGACGCGGACGCGAAGGGCATTGCAACGCGCGAGTCGTCGGGCAAGGTGCTCAACGCAATCGCGCAGCGCGTGCCGTGGATGATCGGCGGGGCCGCGGACCTCGCGCCGTCGACAAAGACCAACCTGAAGTTCGAAGGCGCGGGCAGCTTCGAGCACGACAACTACGGCGGCCGCAACCTGCACTTCGGCATCCGCGAGCATGGCATGGGCGCGGTTGCGAACGGGCTTGCGGTGTCGGGCCTCAGACCGTTCGCGTCGACCTTCCTGATCTTCAGCGACTACATGAAGCCGCCGATCCGCCTTTCCGCGATCATGGAACTGCCCGTGATCTACGTATTCACGCACGATTCGATCGGGCTCGGCGAAGACGGCCCGACGCACCAGCCAATCGAGCAGCTCGCGTCGCTGCGCGGCGTTCCCGGCCTGACTACGCTGCGCCCCGCTGACGCTAACGAAGTCGGCGAGGCCTGGCGTCTCGCGCTTTCGCGTCCCCATGTGCCGGCCTGTATCGTCGTAACGCGCCAGGCGCTTCCAACCTTCGACCGCAAGAAGTACGCATCCGCCGAAGGCGTGCGCCGCGGCGCCTACACGCTTGCCGACGCGGCCGACGGCAAGAAGCCCGATGTCCTCTTGCTCGCAACGGGCAGCGAAGTGTCGCTGTGCATCGCCGCGTACGAGACGCTGAAATCCGAGGGCATCAAGGCGCGCGTGGTGTCGATGCCTTCATGGGACGTTTTCGAGCAGCAGGACCACGCATACAAGGACTCGGTGCTGCCGCCGGACGTGCACGCACGCGTGGCCGTCGAACAGGCGGCGACCCTCGGCTGGGACCGCTACGTCGGCCGTCTCGGCTCACAGATCGTGATGCACACGTTCGGCGCGTCGGCACCGCTGAAGGCGTTGAAAACGAAGTTCGGCTTTACGCCGGAACGCGTCGTCGACGAGGCGAAGAAGCAGATTGCGCGGTGCAAGTCGAACGTCAAGGAATGA
- a CDS encoding type II toxin-antitoxin system VapB family antitoxin, with translation MRTTVTIDDNLYERALELADPDMDKADLFRVAMQTFVRVQAGKRLTALGGTVADMPDIPRRRSEPSTQ, from the coding sequence ATCCGGACCACCGTTACGATCGACGATAATCTTTATGAGCGCGCGCTCGAACTCGCTGATCCCGATATGGATAAGGCTGATCTGTTTCGGGTGGCGATGCAGACATTCGTTCGGGTTCAAGCGGGAAAACGTCTGACAGCCCTCGGGGGCACTGTGGCCGATATGCCCGACATCCCGCGGCGGCGCTCGGAGCCTTCGACTCAATGA
- a CDS encoding H-NS histone family protein translates to MDERKRDSMIAYLRHRMEEYGIEPDDLASAIAGDQVTQKPARYQNATGDTWTGDGEMPQWLKQAISAGQRLEHFEVASASPVQDSQRKTIDWRDDPFAGSPLARQYTD, encoded by the coding sequence ATGGATGAACGTAAGCGGGACAGCATGATCGCTTATCTGCGCCACCGGATGGAAGAATATGGCATTGAACCGGACGACCTGGCTTCAGCAATAGCGGGCGATCAGGTAACGCAAAAACCAGCCCGGTATCAAAATGCGACGGGCGATACCTGGACAGGCGACGGGGAAATGCCCCAGTGGCTGAAGCAGGCGATCAGCGCAGGACAAAGACTCGAACATTTTGAGGTGGCATCAGCGTCACCCGTGCAGGATAGCCAGCGAAAGACGATCGACTGGCGCGACGACCCTTTCGCGGGGAGTCCACTTGCGCGGCAGTACACTGACTGA
- a CDS encoding MBL fold metallo-hydrolase, which yields MKPPRNTDSVPGEWYVDTACINCGASRHVAPELIVERNDKSVFVRQPVTPDEQLAAWRAVFVCPTASVRSETKQPRPNAAIFPQQITSGVWRCGFNARSSFGAHSYFAARPDGNLLIDSPRYAAELVKWFGDAGGIAHILLSHRDDVADADKYARRFGARVWIHREDRSAAPYATDLLDDRSAPCIAAGVRAIPLPGHTRGSVAYLLEDRVLFSGDSLAWSPRERDLIAFRDACWYSWTELTESLGKLAAYRFEWLLPGHGWLAHLPAEEMTARLLALVARMRND from the coding sequence ATGAAGCCACCACGCAATACCGACTCTGTCCCTGGGGAGTGGTACGTCGACACAGCGTGCATCAATTGCGGTGCATCACGTCACGTCGCGCCGGAGCTGATTGTCGAAAGGAATGACAAGAGTGTCTTCGTCCGGCAGCCCGTCACGCCGGACGAGCAACTCGCTGCCTGGCGTGCGGTGTTCGTATGTCCTACTGCATCGGTACGCAGCGAAACGAAGCAGCCTCGTCCGAACGCCGCGATCTTTCCGCAGCAGATCACATCGGGTGTGTGGCGCTGCGGATTCAACGCACGTTCGTCGTTTGGCGCACATTCGTATTTTGCGGCCCGTCCGGACGGGAATCTGCTGATCGACTCACCGCGCTATGCGGCGGAACTGGTGAAATGGTTTGGCGACGCCGGTGGTATTGCGCACATCCTTCTGTCGCATCGTGACGACGTCGCAGACGCAGACAAATACGCGCGCCGGTTCGGCGCCCGTGTCTGGATCCATCGGGAGGACAGGTCGGCCGCCCCATATGCTACGGATCTGCTCGACGACCGGTCAGCACCGTGCATCGCGGCCGGCGTGCGCGCGATTCCTCTGCCCGGGCACACTCGGGGTAGCGTCGCATACCTGCTCGAGGATCGCGTGCTCTTCTCCGGTGATTCGCTTGCCTGGAGCCCACGCGAGCGGGACCTCATCGCGTTCAGGGACGCGTGCTGGTATTCATGGACGGAGCTCACCGAATCGCTTGGCAAGCTGGCTGCGTATCGTTTCGAATGGCTGCTTCCTGGGCACGGTTGGCTCGCCCACTTGCCGGCCGAGGAAATGACTGCTCGCTTGCTCGCGTTGGTTGCACGCATGCGAAATGATTGA
- a CDS encoding antitoxin Xre/MbcA/ParS toxin-binding domain-containing protein, whose product MTPLQAHDIVTRGLPVVLAREIMDAYEVIARDALLLAIGVSERTLQRGKDKDRLLDSNATDRLIRLASITEQAIEVLGSKDAAEHWLSTPAIGLDQRLPIDLLQSSEGAELVKTLLTRMDYGVYS is encoded by the coding sequence ATGACGCCGCTCCAGGCCCATGACATCGTGACGCGCGGCCTGCCGGTTGTCCTTGCGCGAGAAATTATGGATGCGTACGAGGTCATTGCGCGCGACGCCCTGCTTCTAGCGATCGGCGTTAGCGAACGCACTCTCCAGCGCGGCAAGGACAAAGACCGCCTGCTCGACAGCAACGCGACCGACCGGCTCATCCGGCTCGCGTCGATCACCGAACAGGCAATCGAGGTTCTGGGATCGAAGGACGCAGCGGAGCACTGGCTTTCCACGCCCGCCATTGGGCTCGACCAGCGCCTTCCGATCGATCTGTTGCAAAGCTCGGAAGGCGCGGAGCTCGTGAAAACGCTGCTCACTCGCATGGATTACGGGGTGTATTCTTGA
- a CDS encoding UPF0182 family protein, whose amino-acid sequence MPPQVISRVRVRRTAITVATGIVSLVVIGRVARVLVDWLWFSSVGHVGVFWTVLDTRVLLFVAVFAASAGIIGVSGFLAHRYARRFGPIHAGPVSSTAALEVIDELSSEVAPGIPWRYAITGAAVLLALLIAAGEVPNWDIVLRFLYQVPFGERDPVFGIDIGFYLFSLPVYVALKNWLLQVLFGSAVVAGAIYGLRGDLTTGKPPRVLSPAAATHGSALLGLFFLVKAGSYWLDRFLLLYGDNGVVVGASYTDVHVELPVLWLLVGLAIGASVVLWANMRWRSYRIPAAAVVLVFGSSVVLAVIYPAMFQRFYVKPSELRLETPYIEHNIALTRKAYGLAQIAVRPFAAQQGLNLASLQSNRATIENIRLWDLQPLMDTYAQLQEIRTYYRFLSVDIDRYWLDAGYRQVMLSARELDTAMLPANAQTWVNLHLLFTHGNGVVMSPVTEKSAEGLPSLYLQDIPPASNGGPAIREPRLYFGQGVQGYVIVMGSVPEFDYPQGKENVYTAYSGHDGVGIGSTARRILFAWQFGDPNILLTSYITDKSRILLHRNIEERVRTVAPFLDLDHDPYLVVSSGRLFWILDAYTTSRWFPYSQPATGDGTNYIRNTVKVVVDAYNGTVEFFVSDPADPILRTYQRIFPGLFRPLDTMPQDLRQHIRYPEDLFLIQAQLYRTYHMDAPEVFYNREDLWQFPRELAGIDAGNTPGAQMTPYYMIMRLPGEQRAEFVLLLPMVPSQRENMIAWLAARCDPSEYGKLIVYTFPKDKLVYGPFQIEARIQQNTEISQQISLWNQMGSRVIRGHLVVVPIENSILYVSPLYLRAASGQLPELKRVIAAYGERVVMQDTLAQALAALFEETSPATSNPSGTADTRAREALAHYNRALERLKAGDWSGFGVELDALRPLLESLDDGHPQSKK is encoded by the coding sequence ATGCCGCCGCAAGTGATATCTCGCGTGCGCGTCAGACGCACCGCGATCACCGTTGCGACTGGCATCGTCAGCCTGGTTGTTATCGGGCGCGTCGCACGTGTCCTGGTCGACTGGCTGTGGTTCTCTTCGGTTGGGCATGTCGGCGTTTTCTGGACAGTTCTTGACACCAGAGTCCTCCTGTTCGTCGCCGTGTTCGCCGCCTCGGCAGGAATCATCGGGGTATCCGGGTTTCTTGCGCATCGTTATGCGAGACGCTTCGGTCCCATCCATGCGGGACCGGTTTCTTCGACGGCTGCGCTTGAAGTCATCGACGAACTGTCCAGCGAGGTCGCGCCTGGTATTCCATGGCGCTACGCCATCACCGGCGCCGCCGTCCTGCTCGCGCTATTGATCGCAGCCGGCGAAGTCCCGAACTGGGACATCGTGCTTCGCTTCCTTTATCAGGTGCCGTTTGGGGAACGCGATCCTGTCTTTGGCATCGACATCGGCTTCTATCTTTTCTCACTGCCCGTCTATGTGGCGCTCAAGAATTGGCTGCTGCAGGTACTTTTTGGCAGCGCAGTCGTCGCGGGAGCCATCTATGGGCTGCGTGGCGACCTGACGACCGGGAAGCCGCCGCGCGTTCTTTCACCTGCCGCCGCGACGCACGGTTCTGCACTGCTCGGTCTGTTCTTCCTGGTTAAGGCCGGGTCCTACTGGCTCGACCGCTTTCTGCTGCTCTACGGCGACAACGGTGTCGTGGTCGGTGCCAGCTATACCGACGTCCACGTCGAGTTGCCAGTATTGTGGCTGCTCGTCGGCCTTGCCATCGGCGCATCCGTCGTTTTGTGGGCCAACATGCGCTGGCGAAGCTATCGCATTCCCGCTGCCGCAGTGGTACTGGTGTTCGGTAGCTCGGTTGTGCTCGCCGTTATCTACCCGGCGATGTTCCAGCGGTTCTATGTCAAGCCGAGCGAGCTGAGGCTGGAGACGCCTTACATCGAACACAATATCGCGCTGACCCGAAAGGCCTATGGCCTCGCGCAGATCGCGGTCAGGCCATTCGCTGCCCAGCAGGGACTGAATCTGGCCTCGCTGCAGTCCAATCGCGCAACCATCGAAAACATCCGCCTATGGGATCTGCAGCCGTTGATGGATACCTATGCGCAGTTGCAGGAAATCAGGACCTACTACCGATTTCTCTCCGTGGACATCGACCGCTACTGGCTCGACGCCGGTTACAGGCAGGTGATGCTCTCCGCGCGCGAACTCGACACGGCGATGCTTCCGGCCAATGCGCAGACCTGGGTGAACCTGCATCTCCTGTTCACGCACGGCAATGGTGTCGTCATGTCGCCGGTCACCGAGAAATCCGCGGAGGGTTTGCCATCGCTCTACCTGCAGGACATTCCACCTGCCTCCAACGGCGGGCCGGCCATTCGCGAACCGCGCCTCTATTTTGGTCAAGGCGTTCAGGGATACGTCATCGTAATGGGTAGCGTACCGGAATTTGACTACCCTCAGGGAAAGGAAAACGTCTACACAGCTTATAGCGGGCACGACGGGGTCGGCATCGGTAGTACCGCACGACGTATCCTCTTCGCCTGGCAGTTCGGCGACCCCAACATTCTGCTAACGAGCTATATCACGGACAAAAGCCGGATCCTGCTTCACCGTAATATTGAGGAACGTGTCCGAACGGTCGCGCCGTTCCTCGATCTGGATCACGATCCGTATCTTGTCGTGAGCAGTGGCCGCCTGTTCTGGATACTCGATGCCTATACCACGAGCCGCTGGTTCCCGTACTCCCAGCCTGCCACTGGCGACGGCACGAACTACATCCGGAATACGGTGAAAGTAGTAGTGGATGCGTATAACGGCACGGTCGAGTTCTTTGTCAGCGATCCTGCCGATCCAATCTTACGGACTTACCAGCGTATCTTCCCGGGCCTGTTCAGGCCTCTCGATACAATGCCACAAGACCTGCGTCAGCATATCCGCTATCCCGAAGATCTCTTTCTGATTCAGGCACAACTCTATCGCACGTACCATATGGATGCGCCGGAGGTTTTCTACAACCGCGAGGACCTCTGGCAGTTCCCACGGGAGCTCGCCGGCATCGATGCCGGGAACACGCCCGGCGCGCAAATGACGCCGTATTACATGATCATGCGTTTGCCCGGTGAGCAGCGCGCCGAGTTCGTGCTCCTGCTGCCGATGGTGCCCAGTCAGCGTGAAAACATGATTGCCTGGCTCGCGGCACGTTGCGATCCGTCCGAGTACGGCAAGCTCATCGTCTACACGTTCCCGAAGGATAAGCTGGTCTATGGACCATTCCAGATCGAGGCGCGCATCCAGCAAAATACCGAGATCTCTCAACAGATTTCACTATGGAACCAGATGGGCTCGCGCGTCATCCGTGGCCATCTCGTGGTGGTGCCGATCGAGAATTCGATTCTCTACGTGTCGCCGCTCTACCTGCGCGCAGCGTCCGGGCAGTTGCCGGAGTTGAAGCGGGTTATCGCTGCGTATGGTGAGCGCGTCGTGATGCAGGATACCCTGGCGCAAGCCCTTGCAGCCCTCTTCGAGGAAACCTCCCCGGCCACATCGAACCCGTCAGGCACAGCAGACACGCGTGCCCGCGAGGCGCTCGCGCACTACAACCGCGCGCTCGAACGGCTAAAAGCAGGAGACTGGAGCGGCTTCGGCGTGGAACTCGATGCTCTTCGGCCACTCCTTGAATCGCTGGACGACGGGCATCCGCAGAGTAAAAAGTGA
- a CDS encoding histidine phosphatase family protein codes for MNLFRFLPTFIASSLAVAACLVTLQAHAIDDAVETIVMIRHGEKPERGLGQLTCKGLNRALALPRVIEAKYGKPDAIFAPDPARQKSDRGTKYDYVRPLATIEPTAVYFGLPVNASIGFADVEGLRAALLSPAYRSSRVVVAWEHSIIEELARRIVKDSGGDTASVPRWSGEDFDSIYVLQIAHHGDKMSAVLRIEHENLDNRAETCPGG; via the coding sequence ATGAACCTCTTCCGTTTTCTACCAACGTTCATCGCATCGTCCCTGGCGGTGGCGGCCTGCCTGGTTACACTGCAGGCCCACGCAATCGACGACGCTGTCGAAACGATCGTCATGATCAGGCACGGAGAGAAGCCGGAGCGCGGTCTTGGGCAACTGACATGCAAAGGCTTGAATCGGGCGCTGGCGCTGCCACGAGTGATTGAAGCGAAATACGGTAAGCCGGATGCGATTTTCGCGCCAGACCCCGCACGGCAAAAATCCGATCGCGGGACAAAATATGACTACGTCCGACCACTCGCGACAATCGAGCCGACGGCCGTTTACTTCGGCCTTCCCGTCAATGCTTCAATCGGATTTGCGGACGTCGAAGGATTGCGTGCGGCTTTGCTTTCTCCCGCCTATCGGAGCAGCCGCGTCGTCGTCGCCTGGGAGCACTCTATCATCGAGGAACTCGCGCGCCGCATCGTCAAGGACTCCGGTGGAGACACGGCAAGCGTACCGCGTTGGTCTGGCGAGGATTTCGACAGCATCTATGTGCTTCAGATTGCGCACCATGGAGATAAAATGTCGGCCGTGTTACGCATCGAGCATGAAAACCTCGACAATCGCGCGGAAACCTGCCCGGGCGGTTAG
- a CDS encoding cold-shock protein, with protein sequence MATGTVKWFNDAKGFGFITPDEGGEDLFAHFSEIKTEGFKSLQENQKVSFDVKMGPKGKQAANIKPV encoded by the coding sequence ATGGCAACTGGTACAGTGAAATGGTTTAACGATGCGAAGGGCTTTGGTTTCATCACGCCGGACGAAGGCGGCGAAGACCTGTTTGCCCACTTCTCCGAGATCAAGACAGAAGGCTTCAAGTCATTGCAGGAAAATCAGAAAGTCAGCTTCGACGTGAAGATGGGACCGAAGGGCAAACAGGCCGCGAATATCAAGCCAGTCTAA